The Fictibacillus phosphorivorans genomic sequence GACTGAACGATATACGAGTGAGAAGCCTGGAGTAGAGACCCACATTGCCGTAATTGAGCTTGAAAACCAGGTGATTGAACTTCTTGAACCTACAAGTAAAACATCTCCGATCGAGCGGTTCATCCGACAGAAGGGAAAGGGTGTGCATCACCTGGCTTATGAAGTGGACGATCTTCTTCAAACGATTGATGACTTTGAAGCTAGAGGGTATACCTTTTTAAAAGATACGTATCGAACAAATCCTTTTGGCAGAAGGTTGATTTATATGAATCCTGCGCATTCACAAGGACAGATTATTGAGCTGTGTGATTATCCGGACAAGAAGAAGGAGAGCTGACTTTAAGTTAGTTCTTTTTTTGATTCTTCAAGTTTATATAATAATAAATATTAATCAGCCATCTACCATGAAAAATATAGAAAAGATCTTGAAAAGCTCAATCAAAATAATT encodes the following:
- a CDS encoding VOC family protein, which encodes MRLDHTGIAVRRINEAIEFYTNVLGGKLTERYTSEKPGVETHIAVIELENQVIELLEPTSKTSPIERFIRQKGKGVHHLAYEVDDLLQTIDDFEARGYTFLKDTYRTNPFGRRLIYMNPAHSQGQIIELCDYPDKKKES